The DNA sequence CAACAGGGTCGCTCCGACAGCCATGACGCCGAGCAATCCGGAGAAGGGGATGAACTTGGCAAAGGAATCTTCGGCCGTCACCAACAGGAAACTGGCACTCAGCACGAGCATGACTTTCATCGTGTCGCGGATATGGAATGTCCGGAAGAGAAAAACGAGACCCAAGCCCGCCAACAGTCCACCAAGCAGACCCAAGGCGATCGAAACCGGAACGGAAAGCAGCGTGATGGCCTGGAACCCGCTGCCGGTGTACATGCCCAGAAAAGAAGTGAAAAGCACGATGACATAGACATCATCGACGGAAGCTCCCGCCAGAATCATCTGCGGAATCCCTTTGGCTTTGCCGTAGCCGCTCTCGATCAGCATGATCATGCGCGGGACGACGACAGCCGGCGAAACGGCGCCCAGGACAGTGCCAAGGATGGCGGCCTCCAATAGAGTGATGCCCAACAATTTCGGCGCCAACAAGGTGACAGCCAAAATCTCGAAAGTCGCAGGCAAAAAGGTCATCAGCATGGCGGGGCGGCCGATTTTCTTGAGATCGCCCAGCTCCATGGTCAGGCCTGCACGCACGAGAATGACGATCAGGGCGATTTTTCGGATATCTGCGGAAATGGCCAGCAATTCCGGCGCCATTAGGTCCATTCCGTAGGGGCCCAAGAGGATGCCGGTCAAAATCAAGCCCAACAAGCCGGGCAGTTGGAACCGGGTAAAGAGCGAACTGAGAAGAAAACCAAGGATGAGAATAAGAGTGATACTGTAAATCAAAAGTTGCACCTCCAAATTGTTGCCACTAAAAAAGCTGACGACGGACTGCGCCTATTGCGCAGAAGTCATCAGCTTATATAAGCGGTTTAAGCGATTTGCTAAGGGAGACATTCATTCCCCTGTTATAGATAGAATGATAGCATGTTTTCAGAAGGTAGACAAGGGGGGATTGGCTACCAAGAAGTTCCGATAGCTGATTTTCTATATTTATATTTTTTTTACCAAATTAAACCGTAAAAACAGTTCTTTTGTAAATTCAAATCTCAAGTATACTTAGTCAGTAGATAGATCTATTTATAAAATACCGGTATTAAAGGAGTACTTTCAATGAGAGAAAAAATACTAGTCAATCTCTTAATGAAGAGTTACGCTCCGATTAAGTTGTCGCAATTGACACTTATGATGGAACTTTCTGAAAGCACTGTCAGGAACGTAATAAAAGAGATCAATTTATCCAGTTCTAATTATGGATTCACAATTGAACTGGAAAGGGGAGAGGGGTATTACTTAAAAATACAAGACAAAAACCTTTTTGAAGAATATCGAAGAAATGAAAAAAAGGAAATCGATTTTTACAATGTGGATCAACGTTTGGAAGCGTTGTTGTTTCATGTTCTACAAGCGAGTGATTACATTACAATAGCGGAATTGATGGAACGCACTTGTGTAAGTCGATCCACTATCCTAAAAGATTTAAAATTAGTGGAAAAAAAGTTGAAAGAACAGGATTTAGAGTTAGAAAAAAAACCGCACTACGGAATTCAGGTGAGCGGCAAAGAACAATCTTTCCGTAAAGCTTTTTCCAAATTTGTCCTTCAGTCGAATTTATATCTGGAACCAACAAAACAATATAAAGAATTTCTGGGAAAATTTGAGACCGAGAACTTGGACGATTACTTTCGATCACTGCTGATTGTGAATCAGTTGAACATATCAGAAGTGGTATTTGAGAACCTTATCACTCATTTAAAAATTGTACTTTTTCGGGCAAGCCAAAAGAACTTCATCAAAAAAGATCAATTAGTGATGAAGGAAATTGATAATGTTTATCATAAAGCAGCTTTCGAGTTATCCGGCTGGATAGAAAAAGAATATGGGTTGCACTTACCAAAAGAAGAAGTTGACTTTTTAGCGGCTCACATCAGTGCAAAAACAAGCACCACCACCATGAATATAGAAAAAATGAGTCAGTTGTATGATGACATAAAAATGATATTGGAAAATTTAGATGAGGAATTCTTAACTGATTTCTATGACAATGATGATTTGATTGAAGGTTTGGTCATGCATGTCTATCCGTTGCTGAATCGACTGTATTATAACTTACAACTTGAGAATCCATTGATCAATGAAATGAAGCTGGAATATGCGAATGTTTTTGTTGTTGCATTTCGGTTTGGGGAACTGATTGAAGAAAAATATGGTCATGCATTGACTCGAGACGAGATTGGGTACATTGCTTTGCATTTGGCAGCACATTTTGAGAAACAGAACCAAAATGTGCTGAAAAAAGTAAAACGGATTGTAGTCATTTGTTCGACTGGGGGAGGCAGTGCGCATCTTATCCGCTTGAAGCTAGAAAGAGTGTTTCCTGATGCATTGGTAATGACTATATCAAATAAAAATGTTGAAGCGTTCATAGAGGATTTGCCTGATGTCTTCTTATCTACGATTCCCATTGAGGATGAAATAGAGGGAGTGCCGGTCATTCAGATCAAGAATTTTTTGGATGATTCCGAAATCCAAGCGATCAAAGGCAAAACAGCACTCCATATTTCAGAGCGGGAAAAAAATAAACCAATAGTTAATCTGCAGTCATTGTTCTCTGAAAAATATTTCCGGATAGTAGAGACTGGCTCATATATTGAACTCATCAGCGAACAAGCCAATAAAATGATCAAAGAAGATGTTGCTTCTGAAGACTTTGCTAATCTTGTCATGGAACGAGAAAATAAATTCTCTACAATTTACAACAAAGGCATTGCCGCACCACACCCGTTGCGGTTGGAAGCAAAAAAAAGCACTATCGGTGTAACCATTTTAAGGAACCCGATTGAATGGCAAGGAAAAGGAGTTAGCTTGATTTTTTTGATCAACCTGAAACAAGGACATTTATTTTTACACAAAGAAATCAGTAATTTTCTGATGAGACTGATGGATAATGAGGTAGCTCGAAAAGCACTCCTTCAAGTTCATTCTTTTGATGAATTTCTGTCGGGATTTGAGAGTTTACTATAGGAGGAGTATTTATGAACCAAGAA is a window from the uncultured Trichococcus sp. genome containing:
- a CDS encoding cation:proton antiporter; the encoded protein is MQLLIYSITLILILGFLLSSLFTRFQLPGLLGLILTGILLGPYGMDLMAPELLAISADIRKIALIVILVRAGLTMELGDLKKIGRPAMLMTFLPATFEILAVTLLAPKLLGITLLEAAILGTVLGAVSPAVVVPRMIMLIESGYGKAKGIPQMILAGASVDDVYVIVLFTSFLGMYTGSGFQAITLLSVPVSIALGLLGGLLAGLGLVFLFRTFHIRDTMKVMLVLSASFLLVTAEDSFAKFIPFSGLLGVMAVGATLLKRRPELAKRLNDKLSKIWSAAEIFLFVLVGSAVDISALGGAGFAAVALIFGALFFRMVAVFLAVSGTNLNTKERIFSAMAYTPKATVQAAIGSIPLAAGVEAGSIILSVAVLAIILTAPIGATFIDRTYKTFLTKTD
- a CDS encoding BglG family transcription antiterminator — its product is MREKILVNLLMKSYAPIKLSQLTLMMELSESTVRNVIKEINLSSSNYGFTIELERGEGYYLKIQDKNLFEEYRRNEKKEIDFYNVDQRLEALLFHVLQASDYITIAELMERTCVSRSTILKDLKLVEKKLKEQDLELEKKPHYGIQVSGKEQSFRKAFSKFVLQSNLYLEPTKQYKEFLGKFETENLDDYFRSLLIVNQLNISEVVFENLITHLKIVLFRASQKNFIKKDQLVMKEIDNVYHKAAFELSGWIEKEYGLHLPKEEVDFLAAHISAKTSTTTMNIEKMSQLYDDIKMILENLDEEFLTDFYDNDDLIEGLVMHVYPLLNRLYYNLQLENPLINEMKLEYANVFVVAFRFGELIEEKYGHALTRDEIGYIALHLAAHFEKQNQNVLKKVKRIVVICSTGGGSAHLIRLKLERVFPDALVMTISNKNVEAFIEDLPDVFLSTIPIEDEIEGVPVIQIKNFLDDSEIQAIKGKTALHISEREKNKPIVNLQSLFSEKYFRIVETGSYIELISEQANKMIKEDVASEDFANLVMERENKFSTIYNKGIAAPHPLRLEAKKSTIGVTILRNPIEWQGKGVSLIFLINLKQGHLFLHKEISNFLMRLMDNEVARKALLQVHSFDEFLSGFESLL